In Juglans microcarpa x Juglans regia isolate MS1-56 chromosome 7D, Jm3101_v1.0, whole genome shotgun sequence, the following are encoded in one genomic region:
- the LOC121239164 gene encoding eukaryotic translation initiation factor 4G-like isoform X1: MSHNQYRSDKSETTQYRKSDRRSASSNQQRGSSGAYGKGGGPAPSPSYNLSSNRSVKKNNNNAQGGGQSRAILPTVNSSSLESSNASTPLGTVVQNGSHVQPQHGAASDVPTTSTAAKPTELLAPQRSTRAVPKPPTSQSASVNSDSTAPTTPAKAPGDASKAFPFQFGSISPGCMNGMQVPARTSSAPPNLDEQKRDQARHDSFRSVAPLPAPSAPKQLPRKDVGPVIQANTGEAYSVPKVKKDVQVSPPQPASQPQKPSVHAMTGMPIQMPFHQPQVPVQFRGPNQQIQSQGMTAASLQMPLNLPLSMGNAPQMQQPMYLPSLQHLPMQTQGLIHQAQGLSYPTQMGPQLGNMGISMTPHYPQQQGGSYGGPRKTPVKITHPETREELKLDKRADSYSDVGSAGPRSHPNVHPQSQAIPSYAPSHPISFYPPNSYNASSIFYPPPSSVPLTSSQIAANSQASRFNYPATQGPQNMPCVNPSAHNPIPVNKIGTQMHGVADPPNLERSRDVHNIISSPLSTTVPITVKPITGPSIREKVGDSLLPNCSHGVEKGESPKHVRPSGEANLSHPQRDSQRFPEVSLWQMKTSSESLVSKSLPVVTKQSAAVSDASSSDGLVPDHLSLVSGSPSEESALVVPNNEGRRRETLDRSNSIKDHQKKPGKKGYIQPQHQAASQSISTSNFPSRALEHGISSNGGVSGAVLAKTTTSHANSEGVSSFQQSLSSVGDATHDSSELKVDSVGEDSTCVSSQICGARIILDTSETVHHAKPDEQLDQETVGIDEQGESRLPEGSKQDNIGSEISSEPILLKSQETIKQIVGEQSGQDSGLKAIITNDEVLTSKTVQRGLDEPVRRHTEIDRTTDKLDGGSPHGEKSSYLNAFSSRSDSVGSSEVVAICGISDQLSAHIPTPDIVEATSKHEGEGVDNIDGLVSFGASGAKDKPISDLNRAKGTGKGRKKRKEFLQKADAAGLTSDLYNAYKGPEEKKETVASTESTESTSSNVHVKEEPTDAVELDAPASEKSGLEKAEPDDWEDAADISTPKLEVSDDGQQIHGILDNHDKDGVGTMTKKYSRDFLLIFSEQCTDLPHGFEITADIAEAVMSGGFNSSHLVERDSYPSPRPSGGSRIDRHGSGMIREERWSKVPGNFGPGLDVRLDSSHGVNAGFRPGSGGNYGVLRNPRVQTPVQYPGGILHGPSMGPQGGMSRNSPDADRWVRPTSIQQKGLIPSPQTPLLMMHRAEKKYEVGKVTDEEEAKQRQLKGILNKLTPQNFEKLFEQVKAVKIDNAVTLTGVISQIFDKALMEPTFCEMYADFCSHLAVELPDFNEDNEKITFKRVLLNKCQEEFERGEREQEEANKADEEGEIKQSAEEREEKRVKARRRMLGNIRLIGELYKKKMLTERIMHACIQKLLGQSQTPDEEDVEALCKLMSTIGEMIDHPKAKQQMDAYFDRMKRLSTNLNLSSRVRFMLKDAMDLRKNKWQQRRKVEGPKKIDEVHRDAAQERQAQSSRLSRGSSINQSARRTPMDFAPRSTLLSSPNAQLGGFRGPSTPVRGLGIQDVRLEDRQSHDTRMLSVPLPQRPSLDDSITLGPQGGLGRGMSIRGPPSMSSTPVADVSPGSTDFRRMAAGLNGYSTLPERTTYGTREDLVPRYIPDRFAAPTAYEPSSAQERNVSYGNRDPRNPDRSSDRSLAISPPARGQGTAFPQNVPSGKVWPEERLRDKSMAAIKEYYSARDEKEVELCVKELDSPSFHPSMVSLWVADSLERKDMERDLLAKLLIYLSKSGDGVLSQAQLIKGFESVLTTLEDAVNDAPRAPEFLGHIFAEVITENVIPLREIGLLIHKGGEEPGHLLEVGLAADVLGSTLEVIKSEKGDSVFNEIWASSTLRFEDFRPPEPYRSRKLEKFI; the protein is encoded by the exons ATGTCCCATAATCAATATAGGTCGGATAAGAGCGAGACGACACAGTACAGGAAATCCGATAGGCGATCCGCGAGCTCCAACCAGCAGCGGGGTTCCTCAGGAGCTTACGGCAAGGGCGGTGGGCCCGCCCCTTCTCCATCCTACAATCTATCCTCCAACCGCAG tgttaagaagaataataataatgcacAAGGAGGAGGTCAATCCAGGGCAATCTTGCCCACTGTCAATTCGTCATCATTGGAGTCTAGTAATGCTTCTACGCCGCTTGGTACCGTAGTACAGAATGGTTCCCATGTACAGCCCCAACATG GAGCAGCATCTGATGTGCCGACTACAAGCACAGCTGCCAAGCCGACTGAGTTGTTGGCTCCTCAGAGAAGCACCCGAGCAGTTCCAAAGCCTCCGACTTCTCAATCTGCCTCTGTGAACTCTGACTCAACAGCTCCTACGACACCTGCAAAGG CCCCTGGAGATGCGTCTAAGGCATTCCCCTTTCAGTTTGGGTCCATAAGTCCTGGTTGCATGAATGGGATGCAG GTTCCTGCTAGAACTAGCTCAGCACCCCCAAATTTGGATGAACAGAAACGAGATCag GCACGCCATGATTCTTTTAGATCTGTAGCTCCTTTGCCAGCTCCTTCTGCACCTAAGCAGTTACCGAGAAAGGATGTCGGTCCTGTAATCCAAGCTAATACTGGGGAGGCTTATTCAGTGCCCAAGGTCAAAAAGGATGTGCAAGTCTCACCTCCACAACCGGCAAGCCAACCACAGAAGCCTTCTGTTCATGCCATGACTGGGATGCCCATTCAAATGCCATTTCACCAGCCACAGGTTCCTGTGCAATTCAGAGGCCCCAACCAACAGATTCAATCCCAGGGCATGACAGCTGCTTCACTTCAAATGCCATTGAATTTACCTTTGTCCATGGGAAATGCACCCCAAATGCAACAGCCTATGTATCTTCCCAGTCTCCAACACCTTCCCATGCAGACACAAGGTCTTATCCATCAAGCCCAGGGCTTGAGTTACCCAACTCAAATGGGTCCTCAGTTGGGCAATATGGGAATCAGCATGACTCCACATTATCCCCAGCAGCAGGGAGGAAGTTATGGTGGTCCTCGTAAAACTCCCGTCAAGATTACTCATCCAGAGACACGCGAAGAGTTAAAGCTTGATAAACGGGCAGATTCCTATTCAGACGTCGGGTCAGCTGGTCCTAGGTCTCACCCTAATGTGCATCCTCAATCACAGGCCATTCCATCATATGCACCTTCTCATCCCATTAGCTTTTATCCTCCCAATTCTTACAATGCCAGCTCTATATTTTATCCACCCCCGAGTTCTGTTCCTTTGACAAGTAGCCAGATAGCAGCCAATTCTCAAGCTTCAAGATTTAACTATCCAGCTACACAGGGTCCCCAAAACATGCCTTGTGTGAATCCATCGGCTCATAATCCCATACCTGTAAATAAGATTGGGACCCAAATGCATGGTGTTGCAGATCCACCAAACTTGGAACGTTCTCGTGATGTACATAATATAATCTCCTCTCCTCTATCGACAACAGTACCAATTACGGTTAAGCCAATCACTGGTCCTTCTATTCGAGAAAAGGTTGGAGACTCATTGCTGCCAAATTGCTCACATGGTGTTGAAAAGGGTGAATCTCCAAAACATGTGAGACCATCTGGGGAAGCTAACTTGTCACATCCTCAAAGGGACTCTCAGAGGTTTCCAGAAGTCTCTTTGTGGCAGATGAAAACTAGCTCTGAATCATTGGTCTCCAAGTCATTGCCCGTGGTGACTAAACAGTCAGCAGCTGTTTCAGATGCTAGTTCTTCTGATGGCCTGGTACCCGATCACTTATCTTTGGTTTCAGGTTCACCATCCGAGGAATCTGCACTAGTTGTGCCCAATAATGAAGGCAGAAGAAGGGAAACCCTTGATAGGTCAAACTCGATTAAAGATCATCAAAAGAAGCCAGGCAAGAAAGGATATATCCAACCACAGCATCAG GCTGCTAGCCAATCTATTTCAACCTCAAATTTTCCTTCTCGAGCTCTAGAGCATGGTATATCTTCTAACGGTGGAGTTTCAGGAGCTGTACTAGCTAAAACAACTACTTCGCATGCGAATAGTGAAGGTGTTTCATCATTTCAGCAATCACTGTCATCTGTTGGTGATGCTACTCATGATTCTTCTGAATTAAAGGTTGACAGTGTTGGAGAGGACTCAACCTGTGTCTCATCTCAGATTTGTGGTGCTCGAATCATTCTTGATACCTCTGAAACTGTTCATCATGCTAAGCCAGATGAACAATTAGACCAAGAAACGGTGGGAATAGATGAACAAGGAGAAAGCAGATTGCCTGAAGGGTCCAAACAGGATAATATCGGTAGTGAGATATCTTCAGAGCCTATTTTGTTAAAATCTCAGGAAACTATTAAACAAATTGTGGGAGAACAGTCTGGACAAGATTCTGGTCTGAAGGCAATAATTACAAATGATGAGGTTCTAACTTCAAAGACTGTACAGAGGGGGCTGGATGAACCTGTGAGGCGTCATACAGAAATTGACAGGACAACTGATAAATTAGATGGTGGAAGTCCTCATGGTGAGAAGAGCTCATATTTGAATGCCTTTTCAAGCAGAAGTGATAGTGTAGGCAGTAGTGAAGTTGTTGCAATATGTGGTATATCAGATCAGCTGTCTGCTCATATTCCAACCCCTGATATTGTAGAAGCAACCTCAAAACATGAAGGGGAAGGTGTAGATAACATTGATGGCTTGGTCTCTTTCGGAGCATCAGGTGCAAAGGATAAGCCTATTTCTGATCTGAATAGGGCAAAGGGTACTGgtaaaggaagaaagaagagaaaagaatttcttcaaaaagCTGACGCTGCTGGGTTAACTTCTGATCTTTATAATGCTTATAAGGGCccggaggaaaagaaagaaactgtTGCGTCTACAGAAAGTACTGAGAGCACTTCTTCTAATGTGCATGTGAAGGAGGAACCTACTGATGCTGTTGAATTAGATGCCCCAGCGAGTGAAAAAAGTGGACTGGAAAAAGCTGAACCTGATGATTGGGAAGACGCTGCTGACATATCGACACCAAAATTAGAAGTTTCGGATGATGGACAACAGATACATGGAATACTGGATAATCATGACAAAGACGGAGTTGGAACTATGACCAAAAAGTATTCCAGAGATTTCCTCTTGATTTTTTCAGAGCAATGCACTGATCTTCCACATGGTTTTGAGATTACAGCTGATATAGCAGAGGCTGTGATGAGTGGTGGTTTCAATAGCTCTCATCTTGTTGAACGTGATTCATACCCTAGTCCTAGGCCAAGTGGGGGATCTCGAATAGACCGCCATGGTAGTGGTATGATCAGGGAAGAAAGGTGGAGTAAAGTACCTGGTAATTTTGGTCCAGGGCTGGATGTGCGTCTGGATTCCAGCCATGGGGTTAATGCAGGTTTTCGACCTGGATCAGGTGGTAATTATGGTGTTCTCCGGAACCCACGTGTGCAAACACCCGTGCAGTATCCTGGAGGTATCCTCCATGGGCCATCTATGGGTCCTCAGGGTGGAATGTCTAGAAATAGTCCTGATGCTGACAGGTGGGTACGTCCTACCAGTATTCAACAGAAGGGTTTGATTCCATCCCCTCAGACTCCATTACTAATGATGCACAGAGCTGAGAAGAAATATGAAGTGGGTAAGGTGACGGATGAGGAAGAGGCAAAGCAAAGGCAACTGAAAGGCATTTTAAACAAGCTCACTCCTCAGAACTTTGAGAAACTTTTTGAGCAAGTGAAAGCCGTCAAAATTGACAATGCTGTCACTCTAACTGGTGTCATCTCGCAGATCTTTGACAAAGCTTTGATGGAGCCTACTTTCTGTGAGATGTACGCTGATTTCTGTAGTCATCTGGCTGTGGAGTTGCCTGATTTCAATGAAGACAACGAAAAGATAACTTTTAAGAGAGTACTTCTGAACAAGTGCCAGGAGGAATTTGAGAGAGGGGAAAGAGAGCAAGAAGAAGCTAATAAAGCTGATGAAGAGGGGGAGATTAAACAGTCTGCAGaggaaagagaagagaagagagttAAGGCTCGAAGACGAATGCTGGGTAACATTAGATTGATAGGGGAGTTATACAAGAAGAAAATGTTAACTGAGCGAATAATGCACGCGTGCATACAGAAGTTGTTGGGTCAGTCTCAGACTCCTGATGAAGAAGATGTTGAAGCTTTGTGCAAATTGATGAGTACTATTGGGGAGATGATTGACCATCCCAAGGCCAAGCAGCAAATGGATGCATATTTTGACAGAATGAAGAGGCTCTCTACCAATTTGAATTTATCTTCTAGGGTCAGGTTCATGTTGAAGGATGCTATGGATTTGAGAAAGAATAAATGGCAACAGAGAAGAAAAGTTGAAGGGCCGAAAAAGATTGATGAAGTGCACAGAGATGCTGCTCAAGAACGGCAGGCACAATCCAGTAGGTTGAGTCGTGGTTCAAGCATCAACCAGTCAGCTAGAAGGACACCTATGGATTTTGCTCCTAGGTCAACACTATTGTCTTCCCCAAATGCTCAGCTGGGTGGTTTCCGTGGACCGTCTACTCCAGTTCGTGGGCTTGGCATTCAGGATGTTCGGTTGGAGGACAGACAATCTCATGACACTAGGATGTTGTCAGTTCCCTTGCCTCAGAGACCCAGTCTTGATGATTCTATTACTCTGGGACCTCAAGGTGGTCTTGGGAGAGGAATGTCAATCAGAGGACCACCGTCAATGTCAAGTACTCCAGTAGCTGATGTGTCTCCAGGCTCCACAGATTTCAGAAGAATGGCAGCTGGTTTGAATGGCTACAGCACTTTACCAGAGCGAACAACTTATGGCACAAGGGAGGATCTTGTTCCGAGATATATTCCGGATAGATTTGCAGCTCCAACTGCTTATGAACCTTCAAGTGCTCAAGAGCGCAATGTGAGTTATGGTAACAGAGACCCAAGGAATCCAGACCGGAGTTCCGATAGATCTCTTGCAATCTCACCACCTGCACGAGGGCAGGGAACAGCTTTTCCTCAAAATGTTCCTTCAGGAAAAGTATGGCCTGAAGAACGCCTTCGGGATAAGTCAATGGCAGCAATTAAAGAATATTACAG tGCCAGAGACGAGAAAGAAGTTGAACTATGTGTTAAAGAATTGGATTCCCCAAGCTTCCATCCGTCAATGGTATCACTATGGGTCGCAGACTCTTTGGAGAGGAAGGACATGGAAAGGGATCTTTTGGCAAAGCTTCTGATCTATCTTTCTAAGTCCGGGGATGGTGTGTTGAGTCAAGCCCAGCTCATCAAAGG GTTTGAATCTGTTCTGACTACTCTGGAGGATGCCGTAAATGATGCCCCAAGAGCACCAGAATTTCTTGGTCATATCTTTGCCGAAGTCATTACAGAAAATGTGATCCCTTTGAGAGAGATTGGGTTGTTAATACATAAAGGGGGAGAGGAGCCGGGTCATCTTCTAGAAGTTGGGCTTGCGGCAGATGTTCTTGGAAGCACCTTGGAAGTTATAAAATCCGAGAAGGGGGATTCTGTCTTTAATGAAATCTGGGCAAGCTCCACTTTGAGGTTTGAGGATTTTCGGCCTCCAGAGCCTTACAGGTCAAGGAAGTTAGAGAAATTTATTTAG